A portion of the Candidatus Nitrosotenuis aquarius genome contains these proteins:
- a CDS encoding acetyl-CoA carboxylase biotin carboxyl carrier protein subunit: MEYKIADIEAAFEGQILQKTGESDYTIKINDKQHTLKILKMNTRGIEFVLDSHVHTVKYLDAGTAHMKMVVDGTPFAVNMHHSLNEIVYKNSGGGDSGDAQTALHSQIPGKVVSVNVSEGDSVKKGDVVCVLESMKMQVSIKSHKDGTIKKIKVKPAASVAKNDILAEIE, encoded by the coding sequence ATGGAATACAAAATAGCGGACATTGAGGCGGCATTTGAGGGCCAAATCCTGCAAAAGACAGGCGAATCTGATTACACCATCAAAATAAACGACAAGCAGCACACACTAAAAATTCTAAAAATGAACACGAGAGGAATAGAATTTGTCCTCGATTCCCACGTCCACACTGTCAAGTATCTGGACGCCGGAACTGCACACATGAAGATGGTGGTGGATGGTACTCCATTTGCGGTAAACATGCATCACTCTCTAAACGAGATTGTCTACAAGAACTCTGGCGGGGGAGACTCGGGCGACGCACAGACGGCACTGCACAGCCAAATTCCGGGCAAAGTAGTCTCTGTTAATGTAAGCGAGGGCGACAGCGTCAAAAAGGGAGACGTCGTCTGCGTTTTGGAATCAATGAAGATGCAGGTATCCATAAAATCGCACAAGGACGGCACCATCAAGAAAATCAAGGTAAAGCCCGCTGCATCTGTTGCAAAAAACGATATCCTGGCAGAAATAGAATAA
- a CDS encoding acyl-CoA carboxylase subunit beta codes for MHTDKIEKFLEKQKTALASGGQDKIKAQHEKGKLTARERIHLLLDEGSFTEIDALTTHHYYEYDMQKKKFFTDGVVTGYGTINGRQVFVFAYDFTVLGGTLSQMGAKKITKLMDHAVRTGCPIIGIADSGGARIQEGILSLDGFADIFYHNELASGVVPQITASIGPSAGGAVYSPAMTDFVIMVEKAGTMYVTGPEVVKTVLGEEVSFEDLGGAMAHGTKSGVAHFVAKNEYDCFDKIKTLLSYIPSNNTEEAPHVVTDDDPNRTDHNLINKIPENSLQPYDMKEIILSVVDNNQLFEVHELFAQNVIVGFARLNGRTVGIVANQPMYLAGALDIDSSNKAARFIRYCDAFNIPIITFVDTPGYMPGTNQEHNGIIRHGSKLLYAYCEATVPKITLVIGKAYGGAYIAMGSKNLRTDINYAWPTAQIAVLGSEAAVKIMNKKDLDNAKNPEELKKQLTAEFNEKFANPYVAASTGSVDAVIDPAQTRPMLIKALEMLANKRDKQLPRKHGNINL; via the coding sequence ATGCACACTGACAAGATTGAAAAATTTCTAGAAAAGCAAAAGACAGCACTTGCAAGCGGCGGCCAGGACAAAATAAAGGCTCAGCATGAAAAGGGAAAACTCACCGCCCGAGAGAGAATCCATCTTTTGCTGGATGAAGGAAGCTTTACGGAAATTGATGCGCTAACAACTCACCATTATTACGAATATGACATGCAGAAAAAGAAATTCTTTACCGACGGTGTCGTCACTGGATATGGCACCATCAATGGCAGGCAGGTCTTTGTCTTTGCGTATGATTTTACTGTTCTTGGCGGCACACTGTCCCAGATGGGTGCCAAAAAAATTACAAAACTAATGGACCATGCCGTGCGAACCGGCTGTCCGATTATAGGAATTGCTGACTCTGGCGGTGCAAGAATCCAGGAAGGAATATTGAGCCTTGATGGATTTGCAGATATTTTTTATCACAATGAGCTTGCATCTGGCGTTGTCCCGCAGATCACTGCAAGCATTGGGCCTTCTGCTGGCGGTGCGGTATATTCTCCTGCGATGACTGACTTTGTCATAATGGTGGAAAAGGCAGGAACAATGTACGTGACAGGTCCCGAAGTGGTAAAGACTGTTCTTGGCGAGGAAGTATCGTTTGAGGATCTTGGAGGCGCAATGGCACACGGAACAAAGTCTGGCGTTGCTCACTTTGTCGCAAAAAATGAATACGATTGTTTTGATAAAATCAAGACCCTGCTTTCATACATTCCATCAAACAACACCGAAGAAGCGCCACACGTTGTAACCGACGACGATCCGAACAGAACAGATCACAACTTGATAAACAAAATTCCTGAAAACTCGCTTCAGCCATATGACATGAAGGAGATAATTCTCTCCGTTGTGGACAACAACCAGTTATTTGAGGTCCATGAGTTATTTGCGCAAAACGTAATTGTTGGATTTGCAAGACTGAACGGCAGAACTGTGGGTATTGTGGCAAACCAGCCAATGTATCTGGCAGGAGCACTAGACATAGATTCTTCAAACAAGGCTGCGCGATTCATTAGATACTGCGATGCGTTTAACATTCCAATTATCACGTTTGTGGACACACCTGGCTACATGCCTGGAACCAATCAGGAACACAACGGAATAATCCGTCATGGAAGCAAGCTTCTCTATGCGTACTGCGAGGCCACAGTTCCAAAAATCACACTAGTAATTGGCAAAGCATATGGCGGAGCATACATTGCCATGGGAAGCAAAAACCTTCGAACCGACATTAACTATGCGTGGCCGACTGCACAGATTGCCGTGCTTGGATCAGAGGCCGCAGTAAAAATCATGAACAAAAAAGACCTTGACAATGCCAAAAACCCAGAGGAGCTCAAAAAACAATTAACAGCTGAATTTAACGAAAAGTTTGCAAACCCGTACGTTGCTGCATCAACAGGATCTGTGGATGCGGTAATTGACCCTGCCCAGACAAGACCAATGCTGATAAAGGCACTGGAAATGCTTGCAAACAAGCGAGACAAACAACTTCCTCGAAAACATGGAAACATAAACCTGTGA
- a CDS encoding redox-regulated ATPase YchF: MFIGLLGKANVGKSTFFSAATETAVPIGNYPFTTIEPNVGVTYVKTKCACKHFGIAHQNPMCLDGVRLVPVKIIDVAGLVPGAHEGKGLGNRFLDDARQADVLIHVVDIAGTTDIQGQPVPAGTHNPLEDVEFVENEFNQWFKQILMREWQKLLKEILQKTATLVEGITRRFSGLGIKDYQVSDMLKETGLAAKKPTEWSEDDILQFVTRLRKKTKPVLIAANKADLCKDLSIIEKIKKENHVVTCSAESELLLRKASKANLIKYVPGDSSFTISNESTINPQQKQALDLVKSVMAKIQTTGVQSAINYAVFDVLKFITVYPVEDETKLSNKDGVILPDARLLPVGSTAKELAGTIHADLAKGFLHAIDAKTKQRISGDHILKDGDVIKIISSMSRG; encoded by the coding sequence ATGTTTATTGGTCTTTTAGGCAAGGCAAATGTGGGAAAATCCACATTCTTTTCTGCAGCAACTGAAACCGCAGTGCCAATTGGGAATTATCCGTTTACTACAATAGAGCCAAACGTTGGCGTGACATATGTCAAGACAAAATGTGCATGCAAGCATTTTGGCATTGCACACCAAAACCCAATGTGCCTGGATGGTGTGCGACTGGTTCCTGTCAAAATCATTGATGTTGCAGGATTGGTTCCTGGAGCACATGAGGGCAAGGGTCTAGGCAACAGATTCCTAGATGATGCGCGACAGGCAGACGTTCTGATTCATGTTGTGGATATTGCTGGCACAACAGACATCCAGGGCCAGCCAGTTCCTGCGGGAACGCACAATCCTCTAGAAGACGTGGAATTTGTTGAAAACGAGTTCAACCAGTGGTTTAAGCAAATCTTGATGCGGGAATGGCAAAAATTACTAAAAGAAATTCTGCAAAAAACAGCAACGCTGGTGGAGGGAATAACTAGAAGGTTTTCTGGCCTGGGAATCAAGGACTATCAAGTATCTGACATGCTAAAGGAGACTGGGCTTGCTGCAAAAAAACCAACAGAGTGGAGTGAAGACGACATTTTGCAATTTGTGACTAGATTGCGCAAAAAAACAAAACCCGTACTAATTGCGGCAAACAAGGCGGATTTGTGCAAGGATTTATCCATAATTGAGAAAATCAAAAAGGAAAACCACGTGGTAACGTGCAGCGCTGAATCTGAACTGTTGCTCAGAAAAGCAAGCAAGGCAAATCTGATAAAATATGTGCCGGGGGACTCGTCATTTACAATATCAAACGAATCCACGATAAATCCGCAGCAAAAGCAGGCACTGGATCTGGTAAAATCCGTGATGGCAAAAATCCAGACAACCGGCGTTCAATCGGCAATCAATTATGCTGTGTTTGATGTTCTCAAGTTCATCACCGTATACCCAGTAGAAGACGAGACCAAGCTCTCAAACAAGGACGGCGTCATACTGCCTGATGCAAGACTACTGCCTGTCGGTTCTACTGCAAAAGAGCTGGCAGGCACCATTCATGCAGATCTGGCAAAGGGATTTTTGCACGCAATTGACGCAAAGACAAAGCAGCGAATCAGCGGTGATCACATCCTCAAGGACGGGGATGTAATCAAAATAATATCTAGCATGAGTCGTGGATAG
- a CDS encoding acetyl-CoA carboxylase biotin carboxylase subunit — protein MIKKVLIANRGEIALRVIRTCKALGLKTVAVYSDEDYNSLHVKKADEAFHIGKAAPRESYLNQEKILDAILKSGSDAVHPGYGFLSENSDFAQLCEDNKINFIGPSAASMDLCGDKMRCKAAMFKAKVPTVPGSPDLVKDVEEALDIANEIGYPVLLKSVYGGGGRGIRLVHNDKELREAYETVTGESIAAFGKSAILVEKFLEKIRHIEYQMARDKHGNAVHIFERECSIQRRNQKLIEQTPSPVVDQKTRDRVGELVVKAAEAVDYTNLGTAEFLRADNGDFYFIEINARLQVEHPITELVSGLDLVKLQLDIANGEPLPFKQKDLHMNGYAIECRINAEDTFLDFAPSTGPIPDVTIPSGPGVRCDTYLYPGCTVSPFYDSLMAKLITWGQTFEESRVRMINALNDFYIQGVETSIPLYKTILKTEEYKKGNLSTDFLKRYGIIDRLVQDIKEGQKQKQDAAIAGAIMHSEFFRSKVKSSNAPSPRWKSHMDGR, from the coding sequence ATGATAAAAAAAGTTCTAATCGCAAACAGGGGAGAAATAGCACTGCGCGTCATTCGAACATGCAAGGCACTAGGACTCAAGACAGTTGCGGTATATTCTGATGAAGATTACAACTCACTCCATGTCAAAAAGGCGGACGAGGCATTCCATATTGGAAAAGCAGCTCCTCGAGAGAGCTACCTGAATCAGGAAAAAATCCTTGATGCGATATTAAAGTCCGGCTCTGATGCAGTTCACCCAGGATATGGATTCTTATCAGAAAACTCTGACTTTGCACAACTATGTGAGGACAACAAGATCAACTTCATTGGACCGTCAGCTGCATCAATGGATCTCTGCGGTGATAAGATGCGTTGCAAGGCGGCAATGTTCAAGGCAAAGGTGCCGACAGTTCCGGGCAGTCCGGACCTAGTCAAGGACGTCGAGGAGGCACTGGACATTGCAAATGAAATTGGATATCCAGTTTTGCTAAAATCAGTATATGGTGGAGGAGGAAGAGGAATCAGACTGGTCCACAACGACAAGGAACTCAGGGAAGCATACGAGACAGTAACGGGAGAATCAATTGCGGCATTTGGAAAATCTGCAATTCTAGTTGAGAAATTCCTAGAAAAAATCAGGCACATTGAATATCAGATGGCGCGAGACAAGCACGGAAACGCAGTACACATCTTTGAGAGAGAGTGCTCAATTCAGCGACGCAACCAAAAACTAATCGAGCAGACACCATCACCAGTAGTTGATCAAAAGACCCGAGACAGAGTAGGCGAGCTTGTGGTAAAAGCAGCAGAGGCAGTAGATTACACAAACCTTGGCACTGCCGAATTCCTCCGAGCAGACAATGGCGATTTCTATTTCATTGAAATAAACGCAAGGCTCCAAGTAGAGCACCCAATCACGGAGCTGGTCTCTGGCTTGGACTTGGTAAAGCTGCAACTAGACATTGCAAACGGCGAGCCGTTGCCGTTTAAGCAAAAAGACCTGCACATGAATGGCTATGCGATTGAATGCAGAATCAACGCAGAGGACACATTCTTGGACTTTGCGCCATCGACGGGCCCAATTCCTGATGTTACCATACCGTCTGGTCCTGGCGTTAGATGTGACACATATCTGTATCCGGGATGCACAGTTTCTCCGTTCTATGATTCACTGATGGCAAAACTCATCACGTGGGGCCAAACATTTGAGGAATCACGAGTTCGAATGATAAACGCACTAAACGACTTTTACATCCAGGGAGTAGAGACATCCATACCGCTATACAAGACCATACTAAAAACAGAGGAATACAAAAAGGGAAATCTTTCCACTGACTTTTTGAAGCGATATGGAATAATCGACAGACTAGTACAAGACATCAAAGAAGGCCAAAAGCAAAAGCAAGACGCCGCAATTGCGGGAGCCATTATGCACTCTGAATTCTTTAGAAGTAAAGTAAAATCATCGAATGCTCCAAGCCCACGCTGGAAGAGCCACATGGATGGAAGATAA
- a CDS encoding AAA family ATPase, whose protein sequence is MWSEKHRPKKIIDMVGNEESRKAFVEWLTKWKVGAKPILLVGPPGIGKTTLAHLAAKEFGYDLIGMNASDVRNKSNIEDLLSPLLGSTSLLGQPMIFVDEVDGIHGRSDFGGVEALIKILKEPTIPIILAANSDDSDKMKNIKKTAKTVYFKPVPPRLLGMYLNKVLKEEGAKLSPGTVIKIIVDCKGDIRSLLNMAQAQLGGFDVMTEKSFEALDVEAGINAFFKAKTLQEAQSVLYSLRIDPREKINAFYSSMVTSNIPNRDMARLLDVISEADVLYGKIMRTQEWRLLRYLDNILLKLYSEGMPVQYSQYNLSWPLLNKLRWDGKVIKSLGANLAQRFHVSTSTIATHYLPYILFCIKNKKLELEVNPEYSEVIQKEIELIK, encoded by the coding sequence ATGTGGTCTGAAAAGCATAGGCCAAAGAAAATCATCGACATGGTTGGAAACGAGGAATCTCGCAAGGCCTTTGTCGAGTGGCTTACAAAATGGAAGGTAGGCGCAAAGCCAATTCTGCTTGTGGGCCCGCCAGGAATAGGAAAGACAACGCTTGCGCATTTAGCTGCCAAGGAATTTGGATATGATCTAATAGGAATGAATGCAAGCGATGTTCGCAACAAGTCCAACATTGAGGACTTGTTATCGCCATTGCTTGGAAGCACTAGCTTGCTTGGACAGCCAATGATATTTGTCGACGAAGTGGATGGAATTCATGGCAGGTCTGACTTTGGGGGAGTCGAAGCACTGATCAAAATTCTCAAAGAGCCAACAATTCCAATAATCCTTGCAGCAAACTCTGATGATTCTGACAAAATGAAGAACATCAAAAAAACCGCAAAGACCGTCTACTTCAAGCCGGTTCCGCCGCGGCTGCTCGGAATGTACCTGAACAAGGTCCTCAAAGAAGAGGGAGCAAAACTCTCGCCTGGAACCGTAATCAAAATAATTGTGGACTGCAAGGGAGACATCCGCTCATTATTGAACATGGCGCAGGCCCAGCTTGGCGGATTTGATGTAATGACTGAAAAATCATTTGAGGCACTGGACGTGGAAGCAGGCATCAATGCATTTTTCAAGGCAAAAACACTCCAAGAGGCTCAAAGCGTTTTGTATTCTCTGCGAATTGATCCGCGAGAAAAAATCAACGCGTTCTATTCTAGTATGGTGACTAGCAACATTCCAAACCGGGACATGGCTCGACTATTGGATGTGATATCTGAGGCAGATGTACTGTATGGCAAAATAATGAGAACGCAGGAATGGCGCCTGCTTCGATATCTGGATAATATTTTGCTGAAATTATATTCCGAGGGCATGCCGGTGCAATACTCGCAATACAATTTGTCGTGGCCGCTTTTGAACAAACTGAGATGGGACGGCAAGGTAATCAAATCGCTTGGTGCAAATCTTGCGCAGCGATTCCATGTCTCCACCAGTACGATTGCGACGCATTATCTGCCGTACATTTTGTTTTGCATCAAAAACAAAAAGCTGGAACTCGAAGTCAACCCTGAATATTCCGAGGTAATCCAAAAGGAGATTGAGCTGATAAAGTGA
- the kae1 gene encoding KEOPS complex N(6)-L-threonylcarbamoyladenine synthase Kae1, which yields MLCLGIESTAHTFSCAIVEKKNGKGKILSDVRKIYRPPDGQGIHPREASRHHIEHSAGVLSECMQQANLSIKDIDIISYSAGPGLGPCLRVSGVIARTISSYHKIPIYPVNHAIGHIELGKMLTGAKDPLVLLVSGGHTMLAAFKHKKWRIFGETLDITLGQLLDQFGRSLGFASPCGKKIEELAQESDNYVELPYVVKGNDVSFSGLMSAAKRISKNKQDACYSLQETAFAMIGEAAERALSFTEKKELLVVGGVAANKRLSQIFRQICARQKAKFFVSPLQYSGDCGSQIAWTGLLEATAKKGAKIQDTFVRQSWRLDTVQIDY from the coding sequence ATGCTTTGTTTGGGAATAGAAAGCACCGCACACACATTTTCATGCGCTATAGTGGAAAAGAAAAACGGCAAGGGAAAAATTCTTTCTGATGTTCGCAAAATCTATCGGCCCCCAGACGGGCAGGGAATCCATCCGCGCGAAGCCTCGCGGCACCACATTGAGCACAGTGCCGGCGTTTTATCAGAATGCATGCAACAGGCAAATTTGTCCATAAAAGACATTGACATTATCTCATATTCAGCTGGGCCTGGCCTTGGACCGTGCCTGCGAGTGTCTGGCGTAATAGCTAGGACAATATCGTCGTATCACAAAATTCCCATCTATCCTGTCAATCACGCAATAGGGCACATTGAGCTGGGCAAAATGCTCACGGGTGCAAAGGATCCTCTGGTGTTGCTAGTGTCAGGAGGACACACAATGCTTGCGGCATTCAAGCACAAAAAATGGAGAATATTTGGAGAGACACTTGACATAACACTAGGACAGCTGCTTGATCAGTTTGGGCGATCGCTTGGATTTGCATCACCATGCGGAAAAAAAATTGAAGAGCTTGCGCAAGAATCTGATAACTATGTTGAACTGCCATATGTTGTAAAAGGAAACGACGTGTCGTTTTCTGGACTAATGTCTGCGGCAAAAAGAATCTCAAAAAACAAGCAAGACGCGTGCTATTCCCTGCAGGAGACGGCGTTTGCAATGATTGGCGAGGCTGCAGAGAGAGCACTGTCGTTTACAGAAAAAAAGGAATTGCTAGTAGTTGGCGGTGTTGCGGCAAACAAGAGGCTCTCGCAAATATTTCGGCAAATCTGTGCAAGACAAAAGGCAAAGTTCTTTGTCTCACCCCTGCAGTATTCCGGCGATTGCGGCTCACAAATTGCCTGGACTGGATTATTAGAGGCGACTGCAAAAAAGGGCGCAAAAATTCAGGACACATTTGTCAGACAATCCTGGAGACTAGACACAGTGCAAATTGATTACTGA
- the tgtA gene encoding tRNA guanosine(15) transglycosylase TgtA — MFEILKTDLAARIAILRTNHGKVETPAFVPVIHPVKQSIPPSKLRQMGFDLVITNAYITMKRWGDEAARRGIHDIIKFDGSIMTDSGGYQVLEYGQVDVTPENMADYEQKIMTDIAIPLDKPTGYGLPKKKAKDYVDHTLAVTEKTIKDKKENGQIWIGPIQGAEHLDLVRRSTSTLLSQGYQMLAFGSPVEVMESYEYGLLAKIILEAKKLIPDSIPLHLFGAGHPLTIPIAIALGYDTFDSASYMLYAKHDRYISDDRTNHLTEMQYFACNCEVCTKYTPKSLSELPADERIPQIALHNLYAIKSEVDRTKEAIHEGRLWEYVVKKIKAHPKLYETLDVFTANSEFLAKTTPKFKDRALFLYTPEDQFRPEILSYHKTVRAFKTDKKELVILRDTTDKPFYLSGDYSKIKKKYKDEKVQFCQFNPYLGLIPLEISDLYPAAHYVMANTNAKPEEFTEFSKTWKIFLQNNKFEKIHLEKNDFLKSQKIPKSVKTRQIKK, encoded by the coding sequence ATGTTTGAAATTCTAAAGACAGACCTTGCAGCAAGAATAGCTATACTGCGGACAAACCACGGCAAAGTAGAAACCCCTGCATTTGTCCCGGTGATTCACCCAGTAAAGCAAAGCATTCCGCCATCGAAGCTAAGACAGATGGGTTTTGATCTTGTTATTACAAATGCATACATCACAATGAAGCGCTGGGGTGATGAAGCTGCAAGACGTGGCATCCATGATATAATAAAATTCGACGGCAGCATCATGACGGACTCTGGTGGATACCAAGTACTCGAGTACGGCCAAGTAGACGTCACGCCAGAAAATATGGCAGACTATGAGCAAAAAATAATGACAGATATTGCAATACCTCTGGACAAGCCCACAGGATACGGCCTGCCAAAGAAAAAGGCAAAGGACTATGTCGACCATACATTAGCAGTAACAGAGAAAACAATCAAGGACAAAAAAGAAAACGGCCAGATCTGGATTGGCCCAATCCAGGGAGCAGAACATCTGGACTTGGTTCGAAGATCAACTAGCACCTTACTATCACAGGGATACCAGATGCTTGCTTTTGGCAGTCCAGTTGAGGTAATGGAGTCATACGAGTATGGCCTCTTGGCAAAAATAATTCTTGAAGCAAAAAAGCTAATTCCGGATTCAATACCGCTTCACTTGTTTGGCGCAGGCCATCCACTTACAATACCTATTGCAATTGCCTTGGGCTATGACACGTTTGACTCGGCATCCTACATGCTTTATGCCAAGCACGACAGGTACATCTCAGACGACAGAACAAACCACCTCACCGAAATGCAGTATTTTGCATGCAACTGCGAGGTCTGCACAAAATATACCCCAAAGTCACTCTCAGAACTACCAGCAGACGAGAGAATCCCCCAGATTGCCCTGCACAACCTATATGCTATCAAGTCCGAGGTGGACAGGACCAAGGAGGCAATCCACGAAGGCAGGCTCTGGGAATATGTCGTCAAAAAGATAAAGGCTCACCCAAAACTCTACGAAACACTGGATGTCTTTACTGCAAATTCCGAGTTTTTGGCAAAAACCACACCAAAATTCAAGGACAGGGCATTATTCCTGTATACTCCAGAAGACCAGTTCAGGCCAGAGATTCTATCATATCACAAAACAGTCCGGGCTTTTAAGACCGACAAAAAGGAACTCGTAATTCTAAGAGACACGACAGACAAGCCATTCTATCTTTCAGGAGATTACTCCAAAATCAAGAAAAAATACAAGGATGAGAAGGTCCAGTTTTGCCAGTTCAACCCATATCTGGGGCTAATACCACTGGAAATCTCTGACCTGTATCCGGCAGCGCACTATGTAATGGCAAATACCAACGCAAAGCCAGAAGAGTTTACAGAATTCTCAAAGACCTGGAAGATTTTTTTACAGAACAACAAGTTTGAGAAGATACATCTAGAGAAGAACGACTTCCTAAAATCCCAAAAAATACCAAAATCAGTCAAAACTAGACAAATAAAAAAGTAA
- a CDS encoding redoxin domain-containing protein, translating into MVNVGEKAPEFELVDTDLKMRKLSEFKGKKVVLSFFVAASSPVCTNEMCTFRDRWGEISALGAQVIGISNDGPFANKAFAEKFHFNYPILGDYKSKTIRDYDILMPDLLHVKGYDAAKRSIFVVDENGTVSYKWVSDNPLVEPNYQEIIDFLKKGK; encoded by the coding sequence ATGGTAAATGTCGGCGAAAAGGCTCCAGAGTTTGAGCTGGTAGACACCGATCTAAAAATGAGAAAGCTCTCCGAGTTTAAGGGCAAAAAAGTGGTTCTGTCATTTTTTGTTGCCGCAAGCTCCCCCGTATGCACCAATGAAATGTGTACATTCCGGGACAGGTGGGGCGAGATCTCTGCGCTTGGCGCCCAAGTAATTGGAATCTCAAATGACGGCCCGTTTGCAAACAAGGCGTTTGCAGAAAAATTCCATTTCAACTATCCAATACTTGGAGACTACAAGTCAAAGACAATTCGGGACTATGACATACTAATGCCAGACCTACTACACGTAAAGGGATACGATGCGGCAAAGCGCTCTATCTTCGTAGTGGATGAGAACGGCACGGTATCATACAAGTGGGTCTCTGATAATCCACTGGTGGAGCCAAACTACCAAGAGATAATTGATTTCCTCAAGAAAGGAAAGTAA
- a CDS encoding inositol monophosphatase family protein, which produces MQPIEVLRNASKLVYQNVKDLAGTKAAAEDHGVGKGGDISRKIDIVAEKTVLNYLKKVKFDCTVLGEECGRVELSKNPKGFVIMDAIDGSANAVRGIPFFCCSLAFAPKDKLSSITDGVVTDLSNGDMYWATKGKGAYLNKKKITVHKQIPVYKIVGINVSGAKPKLVKKIQPIFENSNHSRHLGANALELALFARGLIDVYIDLRDKIRVTDMAAGYIISKEAGGTILDTKLKPLDSDLSYETRLSFIAAANKQILSEITRQLKL; this is translated from the coding sequence ATGCAGCCAATCGAGGTTTTGCGCAACGCATCCAAGCTAGTGTACCAAAATGTAAAAGATCTAGCAGGAACAAAGGCAGCTGCAGAAGACCACGGAGTAGGCAAGGGCGGAGACATTTCTAGAAAAATAGACATTGTCGCAGAAAAGACAGTTCTGAATTATCTAAAAAAAGTAAAGTTTGATTGTACAGTCCTAGGCGAAGAGTGCGGCCGTGTAGAGTTATCAAAAAATCCAAAAGGATTTGTGATAATGGATGCAATTGATGGCTCGGCAAACGCAGTGCGCGGAATTCCATTTTTTTGCTGCTCGCTTGCATTTGCTCCAAAGGACAAGCTCAGCTCCATCACAGACGGAGTAGTAACTGACCTATCCAATGGTGACATGTATTGGGCAACAAAGGGAAAAGGCGCATACCTCAACAAGAAAAAAATCACAGTCCACAAGCAGATCCCAGTCTACAAAATTGTCGGAATCAACGTCTCTGGAGCAAAACCCAAGCTAGTAAAAAAAATCCAGCCAATCTTTGAGAACTCCAATCACTCTAGGCACCTGGGTGCAAACGCACTAGAGCTTGCTCTTTTTGCGCGCGGCCTAATTGATGTGTATATCGACCTTCGAGACAAAATCCGAGTCACAGACATGGCAGCTGGATACATCATATCAAAAGAAGCCGGCGGAACCATACTGGACACAAAACTCAAGCCGCTAGACTCTGATCTCTCCTATGAGACAAGGCTCTCATTTATTGCTGCTGCAAACAAGCAAATTCTATCAGAGATCACAAGACAGCTAAAACTCTAG
- a CDS encoding adenylate kinase family protein → MLVITGNPGVGKHTVTEKLAQKLDLPVLDLNQVAIQNKIYEKSGSTLDVDVKKLARLVKKMAKKNSVVAGHLAPYVLDKTQVSTAIILRKNPYKLIPVYKKRKYTQKKIIENVGSEILGIIEYDSIANFGIKKTFQINATNLSPSQIISKIGLITRRKSKGDKVDWLDVVARKGDLAKFFPNKK, encoded by the coding sequence ATGTTAGTAATTACTGGCAACCCAGGTGTAGGCAAACACACAGTCACAGAAAAACTAGCGCAAAAACTAGACCTGCCAGTACTGGACCTAAACCAAGTCGCAATACAAAACAAAATCTACGAAAAATCTGGCTCTACACTAGACGTTGACGTAAAAAAGCTGGCAAGGCTGGTAAAAAAGATGGCAAAAAAGAACAGCGTCGTAGCGGGACACCTAGCGCCATATGTTTTGGACAAAACACAGGTAAGCACTGCAATAATTCTGCGAAAAAACCCATACAAGCTAATCCCAGTTTACAAAAAAAGAAAATACACTCAAAAGAAAATCATCGAAAACGTAGGAAGTGAAATCCTAGGCATAATAGAATACGATTCAATTGCAAACTTTGGCATCAAAAAAACATTTCAAATCAATGCTACCAATTTATCCCCAAGCCAAATCATATCAAAGATAGGCTTGATCACACGGCGCAAATCCAAAGGAGACAAGGTAGACTGGCTGGATGTAGTCGCACGCAAAGGAGACCTGGCCAAGTTTTTCCCAAACAAAAAGTGA
- a CDS encoding NADH-quinone oxidoreductase subunit A translates to MFGFAIMAVGPALLISRMISPRRLSNPVKFLPMEAGQVPKGEGRTHFMMQYYAYVLMFVVFDVMAIFLYAWGSSLLNLPKTATLPIIAFLGIMFAAMAFALYQSKRRNIW, encoded by the coding sequence ATGTTTGGCTTTGCCATCATGGCTGTAGGTCCTGCACTTTTGATATCGCGTATGATTTCGCCTAGACGACTCAGCAATCCAGTCAAGTTCCTCCCAATGGAAGCAGGCCAAGTCCCCAAGGGAGAGGGAAGAACCCACTTTATGATGCAGTATTACGCCTACGTTCTGATGTTTGTAGTATTTGATGTGATGGCAATATTCCTGTATGCGTGGGGCAGCTCGCTTTTGAATCTGCCCAAGACTGCGACTTTGCCAATAATTGCATTTTTGGGAATAATGTTTGCAGCAATGGCTTTTGCTTTGTACCAATCAAAGAGGAGAAACATTTGGTAA